One Longimicrobiales bacterium DNA window includes the following coding sequences:
- a CDS encoding glycosyltransferase family 2 protein, with translation MTHAPVLSILIVTWNVRELVLACLDSLHADPDAPPFEVILVDNASGDGTVDAVVARYPDVRVLANSDNAGFPRANNQALAQARGRHVLFLNPDTEVDAGTLGACVSELDDHPYVGLVGCRLESPTGRIQFEGARNTYRFRHLMFELLYLHVLFPNSRIFGHHCMGDWDHRGVRDVEAVNGAFMMVRTDLARRLGGLPEDLFMYHEDLSFCLRVLRSGYRLRYRGDVRTVHHWAQSSRRSPARLALLEVECKHRFVRESCGPGWGGAARVVLGVRAVLRMGIAAAGVVLPRRVKDRYPRVFDLGLHWMQLRWSVRPASVAMHLPRAPETLREPRRLGAWA, from the coding sequence ATGACACACGCACCCGTGCTGTCCATTCTCATCGTGACGTGGAACGTGCGCGAGCTCGTGCTCGCGTGCCTGGACTCGCTGCACGCGGACCCGGACGCACCGCCGTTCGAGGTCATACTGGTGGACAATGCATCCGGTGACGGGACGGTGGACGCCGTCGTCGCGCGGTACCCGGACGTGCGCGTGCTCGCGAACAGTGACAATGCGGGGTTCCCCCGCGCGAACAACCAGGCGCTGGCGCAGGCGCGCGGGCGCCACGTGCTGTTCCTGAACCCGGACACGGAAGTGGATGCGGGGACGCTGGGCGCATGCGTGAGCGAGCTGGACGACCATCCGTATGTCGGGCTGGTCGGATGCCGGCTCGAGTCGCCGACCGGTCGCATCCAGTTCGAGGGCGCGCGCAACACGTATCGTTTCCGTCACCTGATGTTCGAGCTGCTGTACCTGCATGTACTGTTTCCGAACAGCCGCATATTCGGACATCACTGCATGGGCGACTGGGATCACCGTGGCGTGAGGGACGTGGAGGCGGTGAACGGCGCGTTCATGATGGTGCGGACGGACCTGGCCCGGCGGCTGGGCGGTCTGCCGGAAGACCTGTTCATGTACCACGAGGACCTGTCCTTCTGCCTGCGCGTGCTGCGGTCGGGATACCGGCTGCGGTATCGCGGTGACGTGCGCACCGTGCACCACTGGGCGCAGTCGTCGCGCAGGAGCCCCGCGCGGCTGGCCCTGCTCGAGGTGGAGTGCAAGCACCGCTTCGTCCGTGAGTCGTGCGGGCCCGGCTGGGGCGGTGCGGCTCGCGTGGTGCTGGGAGTGCGCGCGGTGCTGCGGATGGGTATCGCGGCCGCGGGAGTGGTGCTGCCGCGCCGTGTGAAGGATCGCTATCCGCGCGTGTTCGACCTGGGGCTGCACTGGATGCAGCTGCGGTGGAGCGTGCGGCCTGCGTCGGTGGCAATGCACCTGCCACGTGCGCCGGAGACGCTGCGCGAGCCGCGACGACTCGGAGCATGGGCATGA
- a CDS encoding polysaccharide biosynthesis tyrosine autokinase: MQHANRHLTNGNLRGASSGPGPLETVYRAVRRHWVFPAVLPVLLIAGTALALYFVPRTYEANAQLRIDQQRSNLAVLDALQSISSGSEIETEMVVLRSRTMAESVVDTLSLRADVTAPRGAQRNEMFERLRAGRDAAAAEWSIRPRADGVEVTPIDRPGETQRFGRGETLRFGGVEAVLTREALEASELRLEIAPYADAVRHFQRTISVARPNREADVVRIGYSGTDSVVVRDVVNTMVRHFIRRRQQEQSTEAVNMVGFLNEQIDTLTLQLTGAEEALRDYSENSGIIAMSAQAESWVTRLADLKAQRDLADAERRALRALVANDGAASAGGSYRNIVGFPSILTSPSGSELLRSLNEAENARAEMLQRYTPENEEVRMQTQRIEELEEQLRGVATTYLDGLNETVTSLDNLLAGYSDELRQIPEQEIRLARLRRQADVLEEIHTLLQTRVKEAEIAAAVHDASVRVVDPAIVPTRPVRPRPKLSLAFATALGLGLGIAGAVLRDHADRTVRTREELQQTQPGMPILSVIPRARTTRVNGASRIAVVEGESPSAEAYRQLRTNLSFARPDLPQQVLVMTSPTPGDGKSMTSTNLAATLAQQGARCILIDADMRRGLLHDAFDLPRDPGLSQVLARQATLEDAVRTVELAGLNARMDFLAGGIHPPNPAELLGSARLKELVQQCRERYDVVILDAPPLNLVTDASLMGTIADGVLVVVRSGVTRGDALAYAMDQLEAVRAPVLGMVLNDVNLKSEGYYGKYAGYYGREQNT; encoded by the coding sequence ATGCAGCACGCGAACAGACACCTGACCAACGGCAACCTCCGCGGCGCGAGCAGCGGGCCGGGTCCGCTCGAGACCGTATACCGCGCCGTACGACGGCACTGGGTATTCCCGGCGGTGCTGCCGGTGCTGCTCATTGCCGGTACGGCGCTGGCCCTGTACTTCGTGCCGCGCACGTACGAGGCGAATGCGCAGCTGCGCATCGACCAGCAGCGTTCGAACCTGGCCGTGCTCGACGCGCTCCAGTCCATCTCGAGCGGGTCGGAGATCGAGACCGAGATGGTGGTGCTGCGATCGCGGACGATGGCAGAGAGTGTCGTGGACACCCTGTCGCTGCGCGCGGACGTCACGGCTCCGCGTGGCGCGCAGCGCAACGAGATGTTCGAGCGGCTGCGCGCTGGACGGGATGCGGCGGCAGCCGAGTGGTCGATCCGTCCGCGTGCCGATGGCGTGGAGGTCACTCCGATCGATCGGCCGGGCGAGACGCAGCGGTTCGGCCGGGGGGAGACTCTGCGATTCGGCGGCGTCGAGGCCGTGCTGACGCGGGAGGCGCTCGAGGCGAGCGAGCTGCGGCTCGAGATCGCGCCGTATGCCGACGCCGTGCGGCATTTCCAGCGCACGATCTCGGTGGCCCGTCCGAACCGCGAAGCGGACGTGGTGCGGATCGGATACTCGGGGACCGACTCGGTGGTCGTGCGTGACGTAGTGAACACGATGGTCCGACACTTCATCCGGCGGCGCCAGCAGGAGCAGAGCACGGAAGCGGTCAACATGGTCGGCTTTCTGAACGAGCAGATCGATACGCTGACGCTTCAGCTCACGGGCGCGGAGGAAGCGCTGCGCGACTACAGCGAGAACAGCGGCATCATCGCGATGAGCGCACAGGCGGAGTCGTGGGTGACGCGGCTCGCAGACCTGAAGGCACAGCGTGACCTCGCCGACGCTGAGCGCCGCGCGCTGAGAGCACTCGTCGCGAACGATGGCGCCGCCTCGGCCGGTGGCAGCTACCGCAACATTGTCGGATTCCCGAGCATCCTCACGAGCCCATCGGGCTCGGAGCTGCTGCGCTCGCTCAACGAGGCGGAGAACGCGCGCGCCGAGATGCTGCAGCGCTACACGCCGGAGAACGAGGAAGTCCGGATGCAGACGCAGCGGATCGAGGAGCTGGAGGAACAGCTGCGCGGTGTGGCGACCACGTATCTCGACGGCCTGAACGAGACCGTCACTTCGCTGGACAACCTGCTCGCCGGCTACTCCGATGAGCTGCGTCAGATCCCGGAGCAGGAGATCCGGCTGGCGCGTCTGCGCCGGCAGGCGGACGTGCTCGAGGAGATCCACACGCTGCTTCAGACGCGCGTCAAGGAAGCGGAGATCGCGGCTGCGGTGCACGACGCGAGCGTTCGCGTGGTCGATCCGGCGATTGTGCCGACACGGCCGGTCCGGCCGCGGCCGAAGCTGAGCCTGGCGTTTGCCACCGCGCTCGGCCTCGGCCTCGGCATTGCCGGCGCCGTGCTGCGCGACCATGCGGATCGTACGGTGCGGACGCGCGAGGAGCTGCAGCAGACGCAGCCCGGCATGCCGATCCTGTCGGTGATCCCGCGCGCGCGCACCACGCGCGTCAACGGCGCGTCGCGCATCGCCGTCGTGGAGGGCGAGAGCCCGTCGGCCGAAGCGTATCGTCAGCTGCGCACCAACCTGTCGTTCGCGCGGCCGGACCTGCCACAGCAGGTGCTCGTGATGACGAGCCCGACACCGGGCGATGGCAAGTCAATGACGTCGACGAACCTGGCGGCAACGCTCGCGCAGCAGGGCGCGCGCTGCATCCTGATCGATGCCGATATGCGCCGCGGCCTGCTGCACGACGCGTTCGACCTCCCGCGCGATCCCGGCCTGTCACAGGTACTGGCGCGGCAGGCGACACTCGAGGATGCCGTGCGTACGGTGGAGCTGGCCGGTCTGAATGCGCGCATGGACTTCCTCGCGGGCGGCATCCACCCGCCCAACCCCGCCGAGCTGCTCGGCTCCGCGCGGCTCAAGGAGCTGGTGCAGCAGTGTCGCGAGCGCTACGACGTGGTCATCCTGGACGCACCGCCACTCAATCTCGTCACGGACGCCTCGCTGATGGGCACCATTGCGGACGGCGTGCTCGTCGTAGTGCGGTCGGGCGTCACGCGCGGCGATGCTCTCGCATACGCGATGGATCAGCTCGAGGCGGTACGTGCACCCGTGCTCGGCATGGTGCTGAACGATGTGAACCTCAAGAGCGAGGGCTACTACGGGAAGTACGCCGGCTACTACGGCCGTGAACAGAACACGTGA
- a CDS encoding polysaccharide biosynthesis/export family protein, translating to MRTLCVAFILAAGLTVGPRASHAQQEPPAPEQTLPAATTGNRLEPGDMIRLRIWREENMSGEFTVDAEGRVVFPRLGPRTVTDMSPSALRDELVREYSRLLRTPSVEITFLRRIAVGGAVQRPAVYHIDPTMTVRDVVLEAGGPTPAGRTDVIELIRDGQVMQANLRLDLPVVESPIRSGDQLYIPERNWFSRNIGAAVGIGGALLSFAATMIILAASN from the coding sequence ATGCGAACCTTGTGCGTTGCATTCATTCTGGCCGCGGGGCTCACGGTTGGACCCCGTGCGTCGCACGCTCAGCAGGAACCGCCCGCTCCGGAGCAGACGCTGCCCGCTGCCACGACAGGCAACCGGCTGGAACCGGGGGACATGATCCGCCTGCGCATCTGGCGGGAAGAGAACATGTCGGGCGAGTTCACGGTCGACGCCGAGGGCAGAGTAGTGTTCCCGAGACTCGGGCCACGCACCGTGACGGACATGAGTCCATCGGCACTGAGGGACGAGCTGGTCCGCGAGTACAGCAGGTTGCTGCGCACTCCATCGGTCGAGATCACGTTCCTGCGGCGGATCGCAGTGGGTGGCGCCGTGCAGCGTCCCGCCGTCTACCACATCGATCCGACCATGACGGTCCGGGATGTGGTGCTCGAGGCGGGTGGTCCGACGCCGGCGGGACGGACGGACGTGATCGAGCTGATCCGCGACGGGCAGGTGATGCAGGCCAACCTGCGGCTGGACCTGCCTGTGGTCGAATCCCCTATCCGCTCCGGCGATCAGCTCTACATTCCCGAGCGCAACTGGTTCTCGCGCAACATCGGCGCGGCCGTCGGCATTGGCGGAGCGCTGCTGAGCTTTGCAGCGACAATGATCATCCTGGCAGCGTCCAACTAG
- a CDS encoding O-antigen ligase family protein, with amino-acid sequence MRTARFALPQAADFNAQSWLVAGACAATVILMSYGLAVSPFLTIGTVIGATLTVFALTKPIALVGLMLVIGPADLSVMTGGFKSMFENLGGLDMNGIRLLGMSAALCLVVLADRRVGRRVFSGAAIFYVALIAWGALSLAFSPAPLDGARLLLKIGYPLLVFLVMTGLEPDRPQLDRLMDAVLIGAAVLCLIINPLYLAFGDFEREIGGWIRLRGAGAHQNPFAFYLVATVLMAFVRFTTRGQARYLFLCLICSVWMVLTITRIAFLAALVALFAVGVVGAVLTRQTRVLLGAVIAAVVIAIPFAPIVLERSLGFVPTPGELLGLLQSPRLLIMSMNWEGRDFFWAIVFNAWLTSPVLGLGLGASSFVLRLHFPAMSSPVVHNDYLRLLSEAGIVGVVLFTGALAAWTTAVLRVAPIRDRTVREYALPAVGCIAALAIIGLTDNAFDYYGPFTQYVGFLCGGALAAAACAVGAAADEDAAPATVPAPAPFTSSRRFAR; translated from the coding sequence ATGAGGACCGCGCGCTTCGCGCTGCCGCAGGCGGCGGACTTCAATGCACAGAGCTGGCTGGTCGCGGGCGCGTGCGCGGCAACCGTGATCCTGATGTCGTACGGCCTCGCGGTTTCGCCGTTCCTCACGATCGGTACGGTGATCGGCGCGACGCTCACGGTGTTCGCGCTGACGAAGCCGATCGCACTGGTAGGTCTGATGCTGGTCATCGGCCCGGCCGACCTGTCGGTCATGACCGGTGGCTTCAAGAGCATGTTCGAGAACCTCGGTGGCCTCGACATGAACGGTATCCGGCTGCTCGGCATGAGCGCCGCACTCTGTCTGGTGGTGCTGGCCGACCGGCGCGTCGGACGTCGCGTGTTCAGTGGCGCAGCGATCTTCTACGTGGCGCTCATCGCTTGGGGCGCACTGTCGCTCGCGTTCTCCCCGGCACCGCTGGATGGTGCACGTCTGCTGCTCAAGATCGGCTATCCGCTGCTGGTCTTCCTGGTGATGACGGGGCTCGAGCCCGACCGTCCGCAACTCGATCGTCTCATGGATGCGGTGCTGATCGGCGCAGCCGTGCTCTGTCTGATCATCAATCCGCTCTACCTGGCGTTTGGCGACTTCGAGCGGGAGATCGGCGGCTGGATCCGTCTGCGCGGTGCCGGCGCGCACCAGAATCCGTTTGCGTTCTATCTCGTGGCCACGGTGCTGATGGCGTTCGTGCGGTTCACCACACGCGGCCAGGCGCGCTACCTGTTCCTGTGCCTGATCTGCAGTGTGTGGATGGTGCTGACGATCACGCGCATCGCGTTCCTCGCGGCACTGGTGGCGCTGTTCGCGGTGGGCGTCGTGGGCGCCGTGCTCACTCGGCAGACACGCGTGCTGCTCGGTGCCGTCATCGCTGCCGTGGTGATCGCGATCCCGTTCGCACCCATCGTGCTCGAGCGGTCGCTCGGGTTCGTACCGACGCCGGGCGAGCTGCTCGGGCTGCTCCAGAGTCCGCGACTGCTGATCATGTCGATGAACTGGGAGGGCCGCGACTTCTTCTGGGCCATCGTGTTCAATGCCTGGCTCACCTCTCCCGTCCTGGGCCTCGGCCTGGGCGCGTCATCATTCGTGCTGCGGCTCCATTTCCCGGCGATGTCGAGCCCCGTGGTTCACAACGATTACCTGAGGCTGCTGTCGGAGGCCGGTATCGTCGGCGTGGTGCTCTTCACGGGCGCACTCGCGGCGTGGACCACGGCAGTGCTGCGCGTGGCGCCCATCCGGGACAGGACCGTGCGCGAGTATGCGCTGCCCGCCGTGGGCTGCATCGCGGCACTCGCCATTATCGGTCTCACGGACAACGCGTTCGACTATTACGGACCCTTCACGCAGTACGTCGGGTTCCTGTGCGGCGGTGCACTCGCCGCAGCCGCGTGCGCAGTCGGCGCTGCCGCGGACGAGGACGCGGCCCCGGCGACGGTGCCCGCTCCCGCGCCTTTCACGAGTTCCAGGCGGTTTGCACGATGA